The DNA window TCTTTGCTACTGTACTTTGACGAGCTTATAAAACGGCTCGTCAGGGTGGTTCTGCCGGTCGGACATGCAGGTAGCCTGGATTTCATACGATCCAAAATCAGTGCCGATCAGTCCCGCCAAGTCACCATTCGGCTTCATGCTGCACCTCCAAAAATCGCCGTTATAGCACGGCCCGCGATTCGGATCGCCAATAAAGAGCAGGCGTCCTTCGATGCGGCCGGCGGTGGCTCCCATGATTTTAGGAAATCTGGCGGCAGGAACGTGGTAGCTTATTTTTACCTTGCTTTCCGCCGGTATTGTTGATGTTGGAGGGATATTAATGATACCGGCCCTGGCTTCGACTTCATAGACGTGGTAGTCTTTGCCTTTTACATATTCACCACTAGCTGAGGTCGCTGTAAATTTATAGATTTCATTGGCAGTAAAATTCTGCCCGACACCGACAACCAATTTTACTGTAATGCCATCCTCTAGCGCCTGATCGGTGCCGTCTGCATCGATCGCTGCACTATAAACTCCGGTAACTGATCCCTTCGTCCACTGGAATTTGCAGCCGGCGATATCGCCAGGATCGGTATTTCCGGTCGCTATCCTGACAAAATAATCGATTGTTTCGGTTCCGGTATACTCCCCGCCGGTAGTCAGTATTCCGTCAGAGCCGCTGTTGGTTGTCATTGCCGCCGTACCGATATCTGCCTCCACTACGTTCTCGGCCATCAGTGCCACATTGTCAATGTTATAATACGGCAGGCGAATAACTGAGTCCGGCGATACAGTGTATTCCTCATCCACTACATCCTTTTCATCCTGTGTTTCAACACCGGTTTCGCCATACAGCCCTAAAGCCAGATTGGTCGGATCATATTCGGTAAAGGCCATGGTGATTCTGGCCGCCACCTGTGTAGTAACCTCGGCCATCAGTTCCCTGGCACTGGTCATGCTGGAATTTTTGCTTACCGTGGTTACCTCGGTAGTTAAATTAAAAGAGTCCACGTTACCGCAGTGGTGCAGTATTCCCGTGGGCTCCCCCTGCTTGGTAAAACGTTCAAAATACACGGTACCCGCGCCCAGCATCAGGTCCTCAGCGTTTGAGCCGGACGCCCTTGCAAAGCGCTGTAAGTCAAAATTAAACATATCGGCTTTTCCTCCATTCAATTGTTAGTATAATACTACAGCCAAAGGTCGGCCGGGTAATTGTCCCTTCAGAGGCAATCCCAGGACAATCAACTTTGGCGGCAACTTTTAAATCCTTTAGCAACAAATCCGACCAATCCCGCAAACTATCCAGAATAACACGCTGGACTTCGTACTGCTGCTGATAAACCACATCAGGCTCAACCTCATCTGACGGAACCCAAACATCTACCCAAAGGGTTATACCGCCCTCATTGGATTTATGAACTGACAGCCCCGACTCTTGATCCCACTGAACCTCAACGCAAGGATACTCTTTGGCTTTGCCCTTACTGCCAGGATAGACCTGCCACGGTTCGGCGAATTCAGGCTTGGCTGCCAGGAAGTCAACCAAATGTTTTGCAATTGGCCACCAAAGCATGTCAGCACCTCCTCAGCGGGATAGAGACAGGAAACTTCTTGCTTGCGCTACCGCCGCCTAACAGCGTTTCGGCTGTAATTTGGTCTTCAAGCTCAGCAACGCGCTTGGCATAAATACGACGCTTTAACTCGTAAGAGTCCGCCCCATCCTCACCGCCGTCGCTGTTCATTCTGGTTTCATTTTGGGCTGCAGTCATCAGCGCATAGCACATAGCCAGCGTTCTCACTTGGTATGGAGCCGGAACAGGAATGCGCCCCGGATTTACTCCAAGGCGCAAAGCAATATCGTCAATATAGTCGGTACTCTCCTGTATATCTTCCGGTTTGATTAACTTTACAAGCAGTTTGTCCCGAATCTCAGTTGTATCAAAATAGGCCATCAGGCTCCTCCTCCAATCTGCTGGTCAATCTGTGTGGCCAAATTATCAAGCGCCCGGGCAAAGATCAGGTTAATAGCAGGCACCGCCGCCTCGCCGGCTTCATAAAGAAACTTATCCGGCTTGGTACCCGGATGCCAAACCTTTTTGGCAAAAACAAACTTGCCGCCCTTCGTCCAGCGCAGCGCCTTTTTCGCCCGCGGCAGAATCCAGTGCGGGTCGGTTCCGTCATGCACCCAGGGCGCATAGGTCGCAGCGCCTTCATCGAGATACACCGCGGCGCTCATTGCCTCCCGATCCACTTGGTAGTCCACTGACTTTTCCAGCATTCCGGTGCGGCTGCGGAACCGATGCTTGGCCCTGGCCAATGTCTGCACTTCCCTCGCTGATTTACCTAAAGCAAGCACCATTGCCTCATGAGCCAGTTTCGGCGACCTTTCGGCCGCCGCTAAAAGCTTCAGGTAATCCAGTTCGAACTTGACGTTCACGTTACGCCACCGTAAGGATGCGTACACTGTCCGCCGATTCAAAACTAGGCAGGCAGATCGCTGAAACTATGGTCAGTACATTGACTGGATGCGGCTCGGCGTAGGTAGTTAATGCAGTACCGGTATTAACGATAGACACCTTGGCCTGACTCGCATTGGTCAGCAAATCGGCCTCCTCCGGCGTGGTGCCGAAATAGGTATTACCCAGATTGCCGTCAGGGATAAGCGTAAACACATTGTCTGGGAAAAACTGTTGTGAAGCGCCGCCAAGTTTTAGCAAGAACTTCTTGTTGTAGACCACAACAGTCAGCCCTAACTTATCAAGGAAATACTGTTTAAGAACATTGTCCGTCATGATGATATTCAGACCGCCGATCGGATTCATGTCTTTCTTGATTTTTTCATTCTGCAGTAAATAGCCCCAGGTTTTCCGAGTGCAGATTGCCCGCGTCGGCCGGTTGCCGGTGGCGTCTTCGGCACCCTCCATCAGATCCAGAATGTCCTGTACCGGATTGGAGTTCTCGGTATCCGACCACTTCGCGGTACCTGCCAAAGAACTCATTTGAGATGATTTGAGGAAACCTGGATAATCATAGTCTACTCCATCCGCCTTAATCCTGATTTTCCCTGTCGACAACAGTTGCATCCGCATGCGCTCGGCAACTACATTTACCCCTTTAACCAGGTTGCCGGCATCATCGAATATTTTCTGAATCATCGGCTTTAAAATATCCTTGTTTGCTGCTTCCATCGCCATCAATATTTGCTGGCGATCAAATTCGCCAATTCGCATGGATTCGCGGAAAAACGGCATTTCGGTTTCCAACTTGTCCACGCCGATGCGGTCTCTGACCGGTGCCTTAGCATCAAACGCCGCAGGAGCAAGCATAACCGGCAATCCTTGACTGCCCTTGATGTACGACAGGTTTAAACCTAGTTTCTTTTTCGGAGGGAACAATACTTCTCCCAAATAAGGAATTTGATTCGAAGCGGCTTCTGTGTAATAAACACCCATTTCTTGGGCATTAATCAAGTCAAAAATATTCATTTGAAAATCAGCTCCTTATATGATTTACTTTAAAAAGACAATTCTGCCTGCAAGCGCAGTAATAGCTGTGGCAGCCGGTACCACCGGCAGCTTATCAGTGGCCGGAAACCCGTGAATAAGCATAGCGCCAGGAGCGGGACCATAGGTCACATCAACATCGTTAAACAGGACACCCTCGGCATTTTCGTCATTACTGGCAACTACAAGAATATTTTCCGGATCTTCTAGTACTTTGCCCCCAGAACCGCCGATGATTGTGCCGGCCGGGACCAGCTTTTTGCCATCATCGTTGACCGTTACCCCGGTGTCAGCCACCATAACCGGCATATTAACAAAATGATCCGCGAAACGGAGGATGTTTTTAGTCCCCAAATAACTGGTTTGCACAAATTTCATTGTTCATTACTCTCCTTTTCCAAAATAGAATTCTGCCCCTTTTTGCAAGGACGGAGTCTGTTGAGTAGTTACCTGCTGCGCCAAAGCCTTGCCGAATGCGCCGGCTTCCCCTGCTTTACCGCCGGTACCACCGCCACCGCCGCCAGCGCCCGGGCTCTGCGGGTTAAATACAAATTCCGGATTAGCGTCCAGCCAGGCCTTGACGCCAGTGGCAACTTCAATTTCCTCTCCGTCGTCCTTCAAGAAAGCAAGGCTGTCATCGTCATTGATTTTGACCTTATCTGCCAGAATCTTTAAAAGCTGATCCGGCTTGATGGCCTTGTGTTCAGTCAGCGCTGACAGCAATGCCCGGTTGCGCTCGCTCGTTTGGCGCTTGGCGCGTTCTTCGTTTGCCAGCTTTTCAAAGGCGGCCAACGATTCCGTATTTTTTTTCAGTTCTCGCTGCAGCTTGGCATTGTCGCGCTGCAACTGGGCAATTTCTGGCGCATTCTTGCCGCCGTTTTTCTCGGCCTGGGCTTTTAGATCAGCCAAAGCTGTATCTAAATCCTCCACATCATCGGCAATACCGGTATGGTCGTGAAACTGTTCCAGGCGGCTGGTTGTGGCTTTCAGCTTGTCCTCCGTATCCTTGAGGGTTTTTGTTAATGTTTTAAACTGCGCCTTTTGCTGGCCGAGCTCTGCCTCTTTGGCGGCAATAAGGGCTTTAAGGGCCTCGGCGAATTTTGACCCTTCAGGCAGTTTAGCAAGGGCTTCAAGTAATTGTTCTAATGTCAATTTGGTGACCTCCTTTGGTTTTTAGGCAAAATAAAAACGCCTTACGGCGTTATCACAAGTAGATATTCATTTTTTCTCACATCCTTTAAGCCAACAAAAAAACCGCCAGGTTGGCGGTTAGTAATAGTTTAGTAATTAAGCTGTTAATGTGGCGGCCTGCTCATTGTCAGTCTTTAAGAATACCCGGTGATTGTCCAGGTCTACAATCAGTTCGCCGGATACAACCTTGTCGATATGCGCCCACCAATGACTAAATGGTTGCGAAAAATCCGCCTGGCTAAAATCCATAAACTCATTCATTTCTTGGTAAAAGCTCTGGGCATTATTTAGCAAAGTCTTATCTGCTAAATCTAACAGCTTTTTTTCCTCTTTTGATAATGACGAATAATTTTGCTCCAAGGTGTCCCTCATGGCAATAGTGTCCATAAGTTCAATGCCGGAAAGCGCTATGTTCTCAACATCAAATCCATATCGTTTAATTAGTTCTGCGTTAGTCAGCATTGCCCTTCCCTCCTATTGTTCCCATTTTGGTATACCCTTCTTTAATGCTTAAATGTTCGTCATAGGGCTGTTGGTCAATGATATAGGCCGTTTCCATTATTCCATTTTCGCCGATCATTACCATCCATTTGGATTTCCTATGCGCATATACAAAAAAGTTTTGTACAAACCCATTCTTGTGGTATAAATACGTGTCAACATCTTTACTGTTCAATATTTCTAATATTTTGCTGTTATAATCTACATCTGTCCAACCTTGAGGTATATGCCCTCGGTTCTTACGCTTTTCAACGTGCTTCTCAAGCTTCCCTGGCTTCCATTCAGGTCCATCTTCCAGAACTTGCTTCCGTATTTGCTCCGCTGCATTGATCATATTTTCCCTTATTATACCATTGTCTTTACTTTGTTGCAAATAGGATTTAAGCTCTTGAACCTTTAACCGCGGCTTCGGATCCACATGCCCCTGCCAGTTCCGCAAGTGTTTCTGCCATTTGCCGTCCTGTTCAAATTGTCGACTGCCTGCTACGCCCAGCAGCTTCTGCCTGTCGGACATGCTTTGCGCCTTAAGCCAGGCGGCCGCGGCATCAGGATTAAACTTGCCTACAGTTACCTCGCCCCGGTATAATACCACAAGATTACAGCGGCAGAACGGATGGGCCGGATGCGGCGGCACTTTGTCCTTGGGATAATTGCCGGCGCCCATACCGTAAAGATCCACGCCAGCATGGAAATCGCATATGTCAAAGACAGGATGATTGCTAGAAAGTCGCCAGCCATAGCCGACCACGTCCGGATCGTCATAATTTTGCGCATAAAAGCTGTCCGACCATGCCCGGGACATTTCAGTAGTAGCGATCCGGTCGGCGTAGTAACGGGCCTTTTCCTGCACCGCTACCCACGCAGCTTTCTCCAACGCTTTCTGATTCAACTTTTGCGCAGCGTCAATCAGATTCTGATAAGCCACCCGCAGCGCCTTGTCCGGTTGGTTCGTTTTCGCCAGTTGCTTTTGAGCGGCCTTCACAGCCCGGTTAAACTCGCCAAGGATGTTGCGGTCACCGCCGGCGGCTGAGCGGGCAGCCACAACCATCCGGTTTAAGTACTGTGGCAGTTCCGCGCCGCGCAGTACTTTTTTGCCGCTGTTGTAACCGTCATACAGGTCCATGGATAGCTGCTTAACGGCTTTGCCCTTGCGCATGGCCGCGGCAATGGTATCGACAATTGCAGTCCGCATTTGCTTTGAAGTCCCGTGCAGCCGTTTGGACAGCTTCATTTTGTCCGGCGCCCAGGCGTCAGCCAAGATATATTGACGGACCGCTGTTTTCATTTCCATGCTTGGCGTCTTTATGCCATAGCTGAGTAAAGCAGCAGAACAAATCGACTCGATCAGGTTATTTATGTAGGCAGCGTTGAATCCAGTCGCTGCCATCGCGGCATCGATGGCAGCGGAAAGCGGTTTGCCGGCGTTGATCTGGCTAATAATCTGGTTGACCAGCTTGTCACCTAAGTCGCCGGCCGTTCCCATGTACTGCCGCAGCAGCGCCAATAATTCATCCCGCTTCATGCAGAGTTTAAGTCCTCAGCCTGCTGCGTTTCCTCGGCGCGCCGATCAATGTCTTCCATGACAGCATCAAACCGCTCCTCCGGCAGGTCGTTAAGATAAACGGAAGCCGCTTTCTTTTTCACCTCAACATCAAACTGTCCGCCGATATTAAGATCCAACCCTTTGCCAGCATTGTCGAGGGCTGCCGCAACATCAACAATGCCAAAATCATCGGAATAATTGCTGTATAAATCAACCCGGGTGTTTGTCCATAGCTCAAACACCCGGGCAGTTTCCCGCTCCGCATCTTCGCAGTTCAGGGCGAAGTCGCGGAGCACCTGGTTAGTGTTCTGAAAGTCCCACTCCTTGGCAACTCCACTGGTTTTGGTTTCAACGCCGGTCACATGGGAAAGCTCCGCCATACGGTAAATCTCGACAATCAAGTCTTTTCGCTCTTGGCGGAGCTCCACCAACGAGGACGAATCCGGGGCAGTAAATTGGGGAGAGTTGTGGAGTGTACCGTCATAGACTACGGCATTTTCGGTCCCTGTCACAATTTCTCTTATATCATTCTCACTTTGGTTCTCCCCAATTGGATAAGTAAAGACATTAAACGCCTGGCTGCGGATCAGTTCATCAATCTCGGAACAAAGATTGTATAGCCGTTTGTTGGCCTTGGCGATCGAATAAAATTCCGACTGCGGCAGCACATTTCCGGGTTCGTAGGGCTTGGCGTACAGAGGAACGATCGGCAGCCGCCCCAATGGATGATTGCCTTCCCTCTTTTCGCCGTTGGCGTCTTGACATTTCCATTTCGTGGTTGTCCATGTCCAGGTTTCCAGTTGTGCCTCGCCAGACTCATTTACCTCTGACGCGATTGTATAGGTCATCTCAATCAGCTTGCCGGGCTTGTTCGTTTTATAGCTTTTTACCTGCTTACGCTGCACA is part of the Dendrosporobacter quercicolus genome and encodes:
- a CDS encoding DHHA1 domain-containing protein; translated protein: MTLEQLLEALAKLPEGSKFAEALKALIAAKEAELGQQKAQFKTLTKTLKDTEDKLKATTSRLEQFHDHTGIADDVEDLDTALADLKAQAEKNGGKNAPEIAQLQRDNAKLQRELKKNTESLAAFEKLANEERAKRQTSERNRALLSALTEHKAIKPDQLLKILADKVKINDDDSLAFLKDDGEEIEVATGVKAWLDANPEFVFNPQSPGAGGGGGGTGGKAGEAGAFGKALAQQVTTQQTPSLQKGAEFYFGKGE
- a CDS encoding major capsid protein, whose translation is MNIFDLINAQEMGVYYTEAASNQIPYLGEVLFPPKKKLGLNLSYIKGSQGLPVMLAPAAFDAKAPVRDRIGVDKLETEMPFFRESMRIGEFDRQQILMAMEAANKDILKPMIQKIFDDAGNLVKGVNVVAERMRMQLLSTGKIRIKADGVDYDYPGFLKSSQMSSLAGTAKWSDTENSNPVQDILDLMEGAEDATGNRPTRAICTRKTWGYLLQNEKIKKDMNPIGGLNIIMTDNVLKQYFLDKLGLTVVVYNKKFLLKLGGASQQFFPDNVFTLIPDGNLGNTYFGTTPEEADLLTNASQAKVSIVNTGTALTTYAEPHPVNVLTIVSAICLPSFESADSVRILTVA